The following are from one region of the bacterium genome:
- a CDS encoding tetratricopeptide repeat protein encodes MEILVLTYILITSIGDSLFKEGDFFNAITEYKRELYFAASDSNLLLRKIAISYLKRGMFEEAANYYSDILYENPSNDVQMLFTICLINLKKYDEAQIVIGDFTDSLGRILFSIASALGGNYSEAFHILDSLRVEHPKYLSLNKLTTLTKIVPGLGLVFLGDFPLFIGTLALSGFGAYLIYYYLKRGLVYEAILSGYPIIERFYGGGIRNTKVKYRLYYDNFFKSLLKQLESELIRREEAFIFNQ; translated from the coding sequence ATGGAAATATTGGTTTTAACCTATATACTCATCACAAGTATCGGTGATTCCTTATTTAAAGAAGGCGACTTTTTTAACGCTATAACAGAATACAAGAGAGAATTATATTTTGCCGCTTCAGATTCCAATTTGCTTCTCAGAAAAATCGCTATTTCTTATTTAAAAAGGGGAATGTTTGAAGAGGCGGCAAATTATTATTCGGATATTCTCTATGAGAATCCATCTAATGATGTTCAAATGCTTTTTACAATATGTTTGATAAATTTGAAAAAGTATGACGAGGCCCAAATAGTAATTGGAGATTTTACAGATAGTCTTGGTAGAATCCTATTCTCTATAGCATCTGCATTAGGCGGAAATTATTCTGAAGCTTTTCATATCCTTGATTCTTTGAGAGTAGAACATCCTAAATATCTTAGTTTAAATAAGTTAACAACTCTTACCAAAATTGTACCCGGTTTAGGGCTTGTATTCCTTGGTGACTTCCCACTATTTATTGGGACGTTAGCTTTAAGCGGATTTGGGGCCTATCTAATTTACTATTATCTTAAAAGAGGCCTTGTTTATGAGGCCATCCTTTCGGGTTACCCAATTATTGAGAGATTCTATGGTGGCGGAATAAGAAATACAAAAGTTAAGTACCGGCTTTATTATGATAATTTTTTCAAATCTCTTTTAAAGCAGTTGGAATCTGAGCTTATAAGACGCGAAGAAGCTTTCATTTTCAACCAATAA